From a single Miscanthus floridulus cultivar M001 chromosome 8, ASM1932011v1, whole genome shotgun sequence genomic region:
- the LOC136476783 gene encoding protein gar2-like isoform X1: protein MDEADDDTHTFKVGFTAAGEEQFRELVREKLRGFKRDVDDTLVEYVTIMLKNGKRKDLASNELHVFLGDDTAVFISWLWDHLSLNMHLYVQAQEQTQEVKDDEAPKEVSGREKSSDVLPRSKCQTHSEHTIESSAASTRGRNKREWKGIGREGNENFPLRNVLTDILHGEEKRSQKPNEIRHPPSKQQNGRKRDRDDEPQQTKRDVSSRPMLGGGASRRLLQFAVRDAVKAVQPTSTSAEPASKRLRSVVATTSAENMRDRRSERSQDYLNDRRSERSQDNLSDRRPERTRPVLQVQGAALALRAAAEAAADSTKVRSTGSVFKRLGQGNVVKQPSRSREEKRDYEDFEPVTTADEHDSDRYVNNEESEEESGELTMADRVAGMNVDSSSEDDMDRDEGITRYQTSLSHEDTFSPFAEKKTVSAQCSVEPEINAIRPSSVNDKEQPVPSSTKTASKAVAISVDVNIVEPPSYETPKDVHVVEKPYVAPMNSNATSVSTNAKELGHAEVQKDSQRSAPSVPVSYSTAHPTEDADSRTLYVSNVHFAATKDSLSRHFNKFGAVLKVVIVTNAATGQPTGSAYVEFLHKESAERALSLNGTSFMTRILKVVRRSSHEAAHFYGWPGSGRSSLYGRHGRMAYPRAVHPGGSFRGRALMKAGARSLQWKREPSGTDSSAGAKTDMRVPFSSEQVLPPAT, encoded by the exons ATGGACGAGGCGGACGATGACACCCACACCTTCAAGGTCGGCTTCACCGCCGCCGGAGAGGAGCAGTTCCGGGAGCTCGTGAGGGAGAAGCTGCGCGGGTTCAAGAGGGACGTGGACGACACCCTCGTG GAATATGTTACTATCATGCTCAAGAATGGAAAACGTAAGGATCTCGCCAGTAACGAACTCCATGTATTTCTAGGGGATGACACTGCAGTATTCATTTCCTG GTTGTGGGACCATCTATCTTTAAATATGCACTTATATGTGCAAGCACAAGAACAAACTCAGGAGGTTAAGGATGATGAGGCCCCCAAAGAAGTATCTGGAAGAGAAAAATCATCAGATGTGCTCCCGAGAAGCAAATGTCAAACTCATTCTGAGCACACAATTGAATCAAGTGCAGCCAGTACTAGGGGACGGAATAAGCGGGAATGGAAAGGAATTGGTCGGGAGGGTAATGAAAATTTTCCACTTCGAAATGTACTGACTGATATTCTTCACGGGGAGGAGAAAAGATCGCAAAAGCCCAATGAAATACGACACCCTCCATCAAAACAACAGAACGGCAGAAAGCGTGATAGGGATGATGAGCCACAGCAAACAAAG AGAGACGTCTCATCACGCCCCATGCTTggtggtggtgcttcccgtcgtcTTCTACAGTTTGCTGTTCGAGATGCAGTAAAAGCTGTACAGCCAACCAGCACCTCTGCTGAACCAGCATCCAAGCGTCTGCGCTCTGTGGTTGCCACTACTTCTGCAGAGAACATGCGTGATAGGAGATCAGAAAGATCTCAGGACTACCTGAACGATAGAAGATCAGAAAGATCTCAAGACAACTTGAGTGACAGAAGACCAGAAAGAACTAGGCCGGTGCTACAGGTACAAGGAGCTGCTTTAGCTCTTAGAGCTGCAGCGGAAGCTGCTGCAGATTCTACAAAGGTTAGATCAACTGGAAGTGTTTTCAAGCGATTGGGTCAAGGGAATGTTGTGAAACAGCCATCTCGTTCTCGTGAAGAGAAGAGAGATTATGAAGATTTTGAGCCAGTTACGACCGCAGATGAACATGATTCTGATCGATATGTAAATAATGAGGAATCTGAAGAGGAATCTGGAGAGCTGACCATGGCAGATAGGGTAGCTGGAATGAATGTTGATTCGAGCTCTGAAGATGATATGGACCGAGATGAGGGGATTACAAGATACCAAACTTCTCTTTCACATGAAGATACTTTCTCACCATTTGCAGAGAAGAAAACTGTATCGGCACAATGCAGTGTTGAACCAGAGATCAATGCAATAAGACCTTCAAGTGTGAATGACAAGGAGCAACCTGTTCCTTCATCAACAAAAACAGCAAGTAAAGCTGTGGCTATTTCTGTTGATGTAAATATTGTGGAACCTCCCAGTTATGAAACACCAAAAGATGTTCATGTTGTGGAGAAGCCTTATGTTGCACCCATGAATTCAAATGCCACCAGTGTGTCTACCAATGCCAAA GAATTAGGCCATGCAGAAGTTCAAAAGGATTCTCAGCGGTCTGCACCATCTG TTCCGGTTTCATATAGCACAGCGCATCCGACGGAGGATGCAGATTCGAGAACGCTTTATGTTAGCAAT GTTCACTTTGCTGCCACCAAGGACTCATTATCTCGCCATTTCAACAAGTTTGGTGCAGTGCTGAAAGTAGTCATTGTCACTAATGCTGCAACGGGCCAGCCAACAGG GTCTGCCTATGTAGAGTTCTTACACAAAGAATCAGCTGAACGAGCGCTGTCGTTGAATGGCACATCATTTATGACTCGTATTCTCAAG GTCGTCCGGCGAAGTTCTCATGAAGCAGCTCACTTTTATGGTTGGCCTGGTAGTGGACGGTCATCATTGTATGGTAGGCATGGTAGGATGGCATACCCAAGAGCTGTTCACCCCGGCGGTTCCTTTAGAGGGCGTGCTCTGATGAAAGCAGGCGCTAGAAGTTTACAGTGGAAACGGGAGCCTTCAGGCACTGATTCAAGTGCAGGTGCGAAAACTGACATGAGAGTGCCATTTTCCTCTGAACAGGTGCTCCCACCTGCAACATAG
- the LOC136476783 gene encoding protein gar2-like isoform X2, with translation MLKNGKRKDLASNELHVFLGDDTAVFISWLWDHLSLNMHLYVQAQEQTQEVKDDEAPKEVSGREKSSDVLPRSKCQTHSEHTIESSAASTRGRNKREWKGIGREGNENFPLRNVLTDILHGEEKRSQKPNEIRHPPSKQQNGRKRDRDDEPQQTKRDVSSRPMLGGGASRRLLQFAVRDAVKAVQPTSTSAEPASKRLRSVVATTSAENMRDRRSERSQDYLNDRRSERSQDNLSDRRPERTRPVLQVQGAALALRAAAEAAADSTKVRSTGSVFKRLGQGNVVKQPSRSREEKRDYEDFEPVTTADEHDSDRYVNNEESEEESGELTMADRVAGMNVDSSSEDDMDRDEGITRYQTSLSHEDTFSPFAEKKTVSAQCSVEPEINAIRPSSVNDKEQPVPSSTKTASKAVAISVDVNIVEPPSYETPKDVHVVEKPYVAPMNSNATSVSTNAKELGHAEVQKDSQRSAPSVPVSYSTAHPTEDADSRTLYVSNVHFAATKDSLSRHFNKFGAVLKVVIVTNAATGQPTGSAYVEFLHKESAERALSLNGTSFMTRILKVVRRSSHEAAHFYGWPGSGRSSLYGRHGRMAYPRAVHPGGSFRGRALMKAGARSLQWKREPSGTDSSAGAKTDMRVPFSSEQVLPPAT, from the exons ATGCTCAAGAATGGAAAACGTAAGGATCTCGCCAGTAACGAACTCCATGTATTTCTAGGGGATGACACTGCAGTATTCATTTCCTG GTTGTGGGACCATCTATCTTTAAATATGCACTTATATGTGCAAGCACAAGAACAAACTCAGGAGGTTAAGGATGATGAGGCCCCCAAAGAAGTATCTGGAAGAGAAAAATCATCAGATGTGCTCCCGAGAAGCAAATGTCAAACTCATTCTGAGCACACAATTGAATCAAGTGCAGCCAGTACTAGGGGACGGAATAAGCGGGAATGGAAAGGAATTGGTCGGGAGGGTAATGAAAATTTTCCACTTCGAAATGTACTGACTGATATTCTTCACGGGGAGGAGAAAAGATCGCAAAAGCCCAATGAAATACGACACCCTCCATCAAAACAACAGAACGGCAGAAAGCGTGATAGGGATGATGAGCCACAGCAAACAAAG AGAGACGTCTCATCACGCCCCATGCTTggtggtggtgcttcccgtcgtcTTCTACAGTTTGCTGTTCGAGATGCAGTAAAAGCTGTACAGCCAACCAGCACCTCTGCTGAACCAGCATCCAAGCGTCTGCGCTCTGTGGTTGCCACTACTTCTGCAGAGAACATGCGTGATAGGAGATCAGAAAGATCTCAGGACTACCTGAACGATAGAAGATCAGAAAGATCTCAAGACAACTTGAGTGACAGAAGACCAGAAAGAACTAGGCCGGTGCTACAGGTACAAGGAGCTGCTTTAGCTCTTAGAGCTGCAGCGGAAGCTGCTGCAGATTCTACAAAGGTTAGATCAACTGGAAGTGTTTTCAAGCGATTGGGTCAAGGGAATGTTGTGAAACAGCCATCTCGTTCTCGTGAAGAGAAGAGAGATTATGAAGATTTTGAGCCAGTTACGACCGCAGATGAACATGATTCTGATCGATATGTAAATAATGAGGAATCTGAAGAGGAATCTGGAGAGCTGACCATGGCAGATAGGGTAGCTGGAATGAATGTTGATTCGAGCTCTGAAGATGATATGGACCGAGATGAGGGGATTACAAGATACCAAACTTCTCTTTCACATGAAGATACTTTCTCACCATTTGCAGAGAAGAAAACTGTATCGGCACAATGCAGTGTTGAACCAGAGATCAATGCAATAAGACCTTCAAGTGTGAATGACAAGGAGCAACCTGTTCCTTCATCAACAAAAACAGCAAGTAAAGCTGTGGCTATTTCTGTTGATGTAAATATTGTGGAACCTCCCAGTTATGAAACACCAAAAGATGTTCATGTTGTGGAGAAGCCTTATGTTGCACCCATGAATTCAAATGCCACCAGTGTGTCTACCAATGCCAAA GAATTAGGCCATGCAGAAGTTCAAAAGGATTCTCAGCGGTCTGCACCATCTG TTCCGGTTTCATATAGCACAGCGCATCCGACGGAGGATGCAGATTCGAGAACGCTTTATGTTAGCAAT GTTCACTTTGCTGCCACCAAGGACTCATTATCTCGCCATTTCAACAAGTTTGGTGCAGTGCTGAAAGTAGTCATTGTCACTAATGCTGCAACGGGCCAGCCAACAGG GTCTGCCTATGTAGAGTTCTTACACAAAGAATCAGCTGAACGAGCGCTGTCGTTGAATGGCACATCATTTATGACTCGTATTCTCAAG GTCGTCCGGCGAAGTTCTCATGAAGCAGCTCACTTTTATGGTTGGCCTGGTAGTGGACGGTCATCATTGTATGGTAGGCATGGTAGGATGGCATACCCAAGAGCTGTTCACCCCGGCGGTTCCTTTAGAGGGCGTGCTCTGATGAAAGCAGGCGCTAGAAGTTTACAGTGGAAACGGGAGCCTTCAGGCACTGATTCAAGTGCAGGTGCGAAAACTGACATGAGAGTGCCATTTTCCTCTGAACAGGTGCTCCCACCTGCAACATAG